The following are from one region of the Gammaproteobacteria bacterium genome:
- a CDS encoding ISKra4 family transposase, with amino-acid sequence VKDRMDITGARWGLARAEAILKLRSLKVSGDLTDYMEFHFRQEQQRNYPGSPITEALDEAA; translated from the coding sequence GGTGAAGGACCGGATGGATATCACCGGGGCGCGCTGGGGTCTCGCGCGAGCCGAAGCCATTCTCAAGCTGCGCTCGTTGAAGGTCAGCGGCGATCTGACAGACTACATGGAATTTCACTTCCGCCAGGAACAGCAGCGGAACTACCCGGGTTCGCCGATTACCGAAGCACTCGATGAGGCGGCGTGA